GTTGGGGCTGGATATGGCAATCTTGTTCACGTCATTATTATTTGTGGACTGGAAATTGATTTTGATTTCGATTTTGGGTGTGATCATTTTGAATTCGATTATTCTACTGAACCATAAAACCACGCGCTATGTGGCATAAAACCATTGTGTTGTTATTCTAATAAATAAAAAGATAGAAGAAGGGCAAACCCTTCTTCTATCTCAAGGTTTATTCTACGGTCACACTCTTGGCAAGGTTTCGAGGCTGATCCACATCTGTTCCACGTAATACAGCAACATGATAAGAAAGCAACTGCACAGGAATACTGTAGACAATAGGTGCTAACCATTCATTAACTGCTGGGACATGTACGACATGTTGGCGATCTTTGCCGTGAATGCCGCTGTTTTCATCTGCAAAGATAAATAACTCACCACCACGTGCTTGTACTTCTTCCATGTTGGATTTAAGTTTATCCAGCATATCGTCATGAGGTGCCAAGATCACCACAGGCATGTCATTGTCGACTAATGCCAATGGGCCATGTTTGAGCTCACCTGCGGCATAGCCTTCAGCATGAATGTACGAAATTTCTTTTAGTTTCAATGCACCTTCAAGTGCAATCGGGAAATTCGTACCACGACCCAAGAACAAGCAATGATTTTTTTCAACAAATAATGCAGACAGGCGAAGAATTTCAGTATCACCTTGTAAGGTATCTAAAATAATTTTCGGGCAGTGCCATAACGCAGTTGCAATTTCTGTAAGCTTGTCCGCAGACAAACGTTGTTTCACTTGACCCACTTTTAGTACCAATAACATCAATGCGGCAAGTTGGGTAGTAAAGGCTTTGGTTGATGCCACGCCAATTTCCGGCCCTGCCAGTGTCAGCAAGTGATGATTTGTTTCACGAACCATAGATGAAGTTGCAACGTTGCAAATCGTCATGGTGCTGATATCAAGGTTGTTGGCTTTCGCACGTTTTTGTGTTTCACGTAATGCCGCTAAAGTATCCGCGGTTTCACCTGATTGTGAAATACAGATATATAGGGTATTGGCGACGATTACTGGATTGCGGTAGCGGAACTCGCTTGCAATTTCAACTTGGCAAGGCACGCCAATCAATGCTTCAAACCAGTATTTGGCAATCATTCCAGCATGGTAGCTGGTTCCGCAGGCTATGATTTGCACTTGTTGAATTTTTGCAAAATCAGCATTGGCATGACTGAGAAAATCATCACGTAAGCTATTGCCGTTGAGCGCTTGGGAAATTGTTTGCTGAATGGCTTCAGGCTGCTCATAAATTTCTTTGAGCATAAAGTGCTTATATTCACCTTTAGAGGCATTGCTCACCGTTGCATCCAATTCTTTCACTGGACGTTCAACAGCTTCACCATTGACAAAAACTTCAATGCTAGTACGAGTTAAGCGTGCAATATCGCCTTCTTCCAAGTACACAAAGCGATTGGTCACTGGCAATAAGGCCAATTGGTCTGAACTGATAAAGTTTTCACCTATCCCTACGCCAATGACGAGTGGCGAACCTTCACGAACGGTAATCAGCTCATCAGGATGGGCCGTATGAATAATACCAAGCGCATAAGCCCCTCTAAGGCGAGGGGTGATGTTTTGCACCGCTTCGAGTAGGCTATCGGTTTGCTGCAATGCATGATGAACAAGATGTGCAACCACTTCGGTATCGGTTTGCGATGTAAATACATAGCCCAGTGCTTGTAATTCATCTTTCAGTTCTTGGTAGTTTTCAATGATCCCGTTATGAACCACGGCGACATTGCCAGAAACATGCGGATGCGCATTATTTTCGGTTGGTTTACCATGTGTCGCCCAACGGGTATGTGCAATACCGACATTTCCCGTTAAATTTTGTTCTGATACCGCTTCAGCCAAATTAGCGACTTTGCCAACACGACGTTCACGTAAAATATTCTGATTATTCAGTAAGGCTAATCCTGCAGAGTCATAGCCACGATATTCGAGGCGTTTTAGGCCTTCAATGAGAATATCGGTTACACAACGTTCAGCAACGCCACCAACAATACCACACATAATTTTATCCTCTTATTTTTTCAGTTTTTGGGGACGTTGATAATTTGCTTTTTCAAACTGTTTTGATCGTTCGACAGCTAAACTATGGTCAGCCACATCTCGGGTTAAGGTTGACCCCGCACCTGTGGTCGCACCTTGACCAATCTTGATGGGTGCAACCAGTGAGTTATTGGTTCCGATAAACACATTGTCTTCAATAATCGTACGGTGTTTATTGGCACCATCATAGTTACAGGTAATGGTACCTGCACCAATATTACAGCCTACACCAATCTCGGCATCACCTAAATAAGTGAAGTGATTGGCTTTAGATCCTAGACCAATTGTTGAGTTTTTAATTTCAACAAAATTGCCGATATGGACATCATTGGCAAGGTTGGCACCTGGACGTAGACGGGCGAAAGGGCCGATCTGGGCGTTTTCACCGACTATAGCATTTTCAAAAATGCTATAGGCCTGAACTTTGGTACCCGCAGCAATACGGGTATTCTTTAAAATACAGCCTGCACCAAGATGTACGTTATCGCCAAGCTCACAGTCACCTTCAATAATGACATTGACATCGATTTGCACATCTTGACCACATTGCAGGCTGCCACGTAAATCAAAGCGATTTGGGTCAATCAGGTGTACACCTTGTTGCATTAATTCTTTGGCTTGCTGCTGCTGGAATTGACGCTCTAAGGTTGCAAGTTGTAAACGATCATTGACGCCTTCAACTTCGAATTCAAGCTCTGGTTGAATAGAGGCAATTTCTAAGCCATCTGCAACCGCCATTGCCACAATATCAGTCAGGTAATATTCACCTTGAACGTTATTGTTCGAGAGTTTTGGTAGCCATTGATGCAACTTGGCATTGCTGACACAATAGATTCCCGTATTAATTTCTTTGATCTGACGCTGTTCTTCATTGGCATCTTTATGTTCAACAATGGCCTGAATTTTGCCCGCTTGACGAACGATACGACCATAACCTGTTGGATTTTCGACATTCAGGGTAATCATACCAATCCCTGATTGGCTTGATGCCTCGAGCAGTTGTTCCAGTGTACTTTGACGAACCAAGGGTACATCACCGTATAAAATCAATGAGATACCATCCTGCGGCAACACAGGCAAGGTCATCTGCACAGCATGGCCTGTGCCAAGTTGTTCAGCCTGTTCAACCCATTCAATTTGTTCCGCTGCAAAGCTTTGCTTGACCAAATCGCCACCATGTCCATAAATGGTAATGATGTTTTGGGCATGTAGTTTTTTTGCTGTTTGAATGACATGTCCAAGCAACGGACGGCCTGCGAGGGGTTGTAATACTTTTGGTAGTTGTGAACGCATTCGCGTTCCTTTCCCTGCTGCAAGAATAATAACAGTTGTTGACATAACTAACTCTAAATGGCTTAAGTCAAAGGTAAGAGTGGAGAATAAAAATACACAGCGCTGCCCAGAGGCCAGCGATGATGTCATCAAGCATAATTCCTAAGCCGCCAGAGACTTTTTGGTCTGCCCAGCTGATTGGAAATGGCTTCCAGACATCAAATATACGGAATAAAACGAAGCCCGCAATGACCCATGGCCAGTTCATCTGCCCTAAGTAAAGCAAAGGAAGGAGGGTAATTGATTGTCCCGCAAATTCATCCCACACAATACGTCCGTCATCATGCACATTGATGACTTTTGCGGTATGGCCACAAATATAAATGCCAATCACAGACATTAAAATGACCACCACCAAGCTGGCGGATAAACCAAGATATAACCAGAAGGGAATAAACAGCAATGCAAAGGCTGAACCAAAGGTTCCAGGGGCTTTAGGAGCTAAACCCGAGCCAAACCCGACACCACAGAAAACGATGAAACGGTCTAGCCAGCTCATTTGGCTAAATTGAATGGGAGGCTTATGCAAAGTGTTGGTATCCATGAACATGTAATGGGGTAATTTCACCCATATACTCAAATAACAATCCTGTTTTTGGGGTAATTTCGCCGATTATTGTAAGCGGAACATCTAATTGTTGTCGCGACAGTTGTTTAAAGTTTTGCGGTGATATTGTAAAGCATAATTCGTAATCGTCACCACCTGCGAGTGCATAATGCCAAGCCTGTTGCAGATCCAGTTGTTTGAGCGAGGGATCGAGGGGAAGTTGATCAAGCTGTAGTTTGGCACCGACATGAGAGGCTTTTAAAATATGTCCGAGATCTTGGGCAAGTCCATCTGATACATCAATCATACTTGATGCCAATCCCTTTAGCTGTTGGCCGAGCTGGCAACGTGGTGTTGGGTAATCTAAGCGTTGTTGTAAGGCATGCCCCAAATGCTGCAATCCAAAGGCGGCATCACCAATTTGTCCACTGACACAGATATAGTCACCCACCTGAGCGCCTGCACGGGTAATGGCCTGACCTTGTTCAATCCAGCCTAAAGCGGTCACACTAATGCTGAGTTGAGTGCTTTGAGTGGTATCTCCGCCAATCAGACTCACAGCAAATTGATCGCAGCAATCAAATAAACCCTGACTAAAGCCAGTCAACCAGTCATGATCAATACTGGGCAGGCTAAGCGCCAGTAAAATACTGTGGGGTTTTGCTCCCATTGCCGCCAAGTCAGATAAATTGACAGCCACACTTTTCCAGCCAATTGCATGGGCAGCGGTATCTAGGGGGAAATGTCGTCCAGCAACCAGCGTATCTGCACAGATCACCAATTGTTGTAAGGGCGGGGGAGTAACGATGGCTGAGTCATCGCCGATACCCAAGCTCACATCGGAATTGGATGCTCGCTGAAAGTAACGCTCGATAATTGAAAACTCAGCCATGTAACACAAGCCTATTATTTTGCTTGTTGTTTTTCAGCTTCACGAAGCTTCGATGAAAGACGGTCTAATACACCATTGATGTATTTATGACTATCTGCACCACCAAAGTGTTTAGCTAGCTCAATCGCTTCATCAAGTACAACGCGGTACGGAACTTCGAGGTGATCTCGGAGTTCATAGGCACCTAATCGTAAAGTGGCAAGTTCTACGCCATCCAGGGCATTTAACTCACGGTCAAGTACAGGGATGAGTAACTCATCTAAAGCTTCATGTTGAGCAACCACTTGAGTGAGCAATTCATGGTAATAGTTAAGGTCAACTTTGTGCATGGCATTTTCAACACGGGTACGTGCTTCAATTTCATGGACTGGGTTATGACTCATTTGCCATTCATAAATCCCTTGTACAGCAAAACGACGTGCTTTGCGTTTCGCTGCATAAGCGGCCTGAAGTGTTTGCGACATGCTTTAAATTGCCTTTAATAAGTTAACCATTTCGATTGCAGTCAATGCAGCTTCGCTACCTTTGTTACCTGCTTTCGTACCAGAACGTTCAATTGCTTGTTCAATACTGTCTGTGGTTAAGACACCATTGATCACCGGCATTGTGCTTTCAAGTGCAACCACACCTAAACCTTTTGCACATTCGCCTGCAACAAAATCAAAATGTGGTGTGCTACCACGAATCACTGCACCTAAAGCAATGATGGCATCAAATTTATTTGATGCAGCAAGTTTTTTTGCAACGATTGGCAGTTCCCATGCACCAGGTGCATGAATCACGGTAATCGCGTCTTCTGCAACACCATGACGTTTTAAGGTGTCGATTGCACCTTCGAGTAAATGTTCAACCACGAAGCTGTTGAAACGACCGACTAAGATCGCATAACGACCTTCGCTTGCGAGATGTAATAAACCTTCAATTCGGCGAATTGCCATAGCAACCTCGATTATTTTGCTGTGATTTGATCGGCAGTGATGTATTCCACTACCTCTAAATTAAATCCGGATAAGGCATTGAAGCGAAGCGGCGAGCTGAGCAGCTTCATCTTCTCAACACCTAAATCACGTAGAATCTGTGCACCGACACCAATCGTCTGGTATTGATGGGATAATGCTGCATTGGATTTCAGCGGTTTTGGCTGATTTAAGCTATTCAGTGCAGGCCCTAAATCTTCCAGATGATCCTGACCAATCCACACCAACACACCACGATCACTTGCTGCAATGGTTTTCATTGCATGATCTAAATTCCAGGCAGATGAACCATCGGCTTTATTGAGTTTTAATAAGTCACGAATTGGGCTGAAACCATGAACACGGACCGTGGTCACCCCTTGCTTTGGGTCACCTTTCACCAACGCCACATGAATGTCTGGATTACCGATTTCACGGTATTTATACAGTTCAAATGCGCCGTATTCGGTTTCAATGCTTTCTTGAGACAGACGTTCAACGGTTTGTTCATTGGTCATGCGGTAATGAATCAGATCCGCAATAGTGCCAATTTTTAAGCCATGTTTTTCTGCAAATACTTCTAAATCAGGACGACGCGCCATGGTGCCATCATCGTTAATAATTTCACAGATCACAGAGGCAGGTTCTAAACCCGCTAGGCGGGTTAAGTCACAGCCTGCTTCAGTATGACCTGCACGATGCAATACACCGCCAGGTTGTGCCATCAAAGGAAAGATATGACCTGGTTGCACGATATCACTTGGTTTGGCATGTGCAGCAACCG
The DNA window shown above is from Acinetobacter colistiniresistens and carries:
- the nusB gene encoding transcription antitermination factor NusB translates to MSQTLQAAYAAKRKARRFAVQGIYEWQMSHNPVHEIEARTRVENAMHKVDLNYYHELLTQVVAQHEALDELLIPVLDRELNALDGVELATLRLGAYELRDHLEVPYRVVLDEAIELAKHFGGADSHKYINGVLDRLSSKLREAEKQQAK
- the thiL gene encoding thiamine-phosphate kinase, with translation MAEFSIIERYFQRASNSDVSLGIGDDSAIVTPPPLQQLVICADTLVAGRHFPLDTAAHAIGWKSVAVNLSDLAAMGAKPHSILLALSLPSIDHDWLTGFSQGLFDCCDQFAVSLIGGDTTQSTQLSISVTALGWIEQGQAITRAGAQVGDYICVSGQIGDAAFGLQHLGHALQQRLDYPTPRCQLGQQLKGLASSMIDVSDGLAQDLGHILKASHVGAKLQLDQLPLDPSLKQLDLQQAWHYALAGGDDYELCFTISPQNFKQLSRQQLDVPLTIIGEITPKTGLLFEYMGEITPLHVHGYQHFA
- the glmS gene encoding glutamine--fructose-6-phosphate transaminase (isomerizing), translating into MCGIVGGVAERCVTDILIEGLKRLEYRGYDSAGLALLNNQNILRERRVGKVANLAEAVSEQNLTGNVGIAHTRWATHGKPTENNAHPHVSGNVAVVHNGIIENYQELKDELQALGYVFTSQTDTEVVAHLVHHALQQTDSLLEAVQNITPRLRGAYALGIIHTAHPDELITVREGSPLVIGVGIGENFISSDQLALLPVTNRFVYLEEGDIARLTRTSIEVFVNGEAVERPVKELDATVSNASKGEYKHFMLKEIYEQPEAIQQTISQALNGNSLRDDFLSHANADFAKIQQVQIIACGTSYHAGMIAKYWFEALIGVPCQVEIASEFRYRNPVIVANTLYICISQSGETADTLAALRETQKRAKANNLDISTMTICNVATSSMVRETNHHLLTLAGPEIGVASTKAFTTQLAALMLLVLKVGQVKQRLSADKLTEIATALWHCPKIILDTLQGDTEILRLSALFVEKNHCLFLGRGTNFPIALEGALKLKEISYIHAEGYAAGELKHGPLALVDNDMPVVILAPHDDMLDKLKSNMEEVQARGGELFIFADENSGIHGKDRQHVVHVPAVNEWLAPIVYSIPVQLLSYHVAVLRGTDVDQPRNLAKSVTVE
- the glmU gene encoding bifunctional UDP-N-acetylglucosamine diphosphorylase/glucosamine-1-phosphate N-acetyltransferase GlmU, which gives rise to MSTTVIILAAGKGTRMRSQLPKVLQPLAGRPLLGHVIQTAKKLHAQNIITIYGHGGDLVKQSFAAEQIEWVEQAEQLGTGHAVQMTLPVLPQDGISLILYGDVPLVRQSTLEQLLEASSQSGIGMITLNVENPTGYGRIVRQAGKIQAIVEHKDANEEQRQIKEINTGIYCVSNAKLHQWLPKLSNNNVQGEYYLTDIVAMAVADGLEIASIQPELEFEVEGVNDRLQLATLERQFQQQQAKELMQQGVHLIDPNRFDLRGSLQCGQDVQIDVNVIIEGDCELGDNVHLGAGCILKNTRIAAGTKVQAYSIFENAIVGENAQIGPFARLRPGANLANDVHIGNFVEIKNSTIGLGSKANHFTYLGDAEIGVGCNIGAGTITCNYDGANKHRTIIEDNVFIGTNNSLVAPIKIGQGATTGAGSTLTRDVADHSLAVERSKQFEKANYQRPQKLKK
- the ribBA gene encoding bifunctional 3,4-dihydroxy-2-butanone-4-phosphate synthase/GTP cyclohydrolase II — encoded protein: MPLSRVEELVADIRAGKMVILMDDEDRENEGDLVIAATHVRPEDINFMITHARGLVCLTLSRDRCKQLNLPLMVDQNGAQHATNFTLSIEAAEGISTGISAAERAHTIRTAVAAHAKPSDIVQPGHIFPLMAQPGGVLHRAGHTEAGCDLTRLAGLEPASVICEIINDDGTMARRPDLEVFAEKHGLKIGTIADLIHYRMTNEQTVERLSQESIETEYGAFELYKYREIGNPDIHVALVKGDPKQGVTTVRVHGFSPIRDLLKLNKADGSSAWNLDHAMKTIAASDRGVLVWIGQDHLEDLGPALNSLNQPKPLKSNAALSHQYQTIGVGAQILRDLGVEKMKLLSSPLRFNALSGFNLEVVEYITADQITAK
- a CDS encoding phosphatidylglycerophosphatase A family protein, whose protein sequence is MDTNTLHKPPIQFSQMSWLDRFIVFCGVGFGSGLAPKAPGTFGSAFALLFIPFWLYLGLSASLVVVILMSVIGIYICGHTAKVINVHDDGRIVWDEFAGQSITLLPLLYLGQMNWPWVIAGFVLFRIFDVWKPFPISWADQKVSGGLGIMLDDIIAGLWAALCIFILHSYL
- the ribH gene encoding 6,7-dimethyl-8-ribityllumazine synthase, yielding MAIRRIEGLLHLASEGRYAILVGRFNSFVVEHLLEGAIDTLKRHGVAEDAITVIHAPGAWELPIVAKKLAASNKFDAIIALGAVIRGSTPHFDFVAGECAKGLGVVALESTMPVINGVLTTDSIEQAIERSGTKAGNKGSEAALTAIEMVNLLKAI